One Paenibacillus sp. FSL H7-0737 DNA segment encodes these proteins:
- a CDS encoding helix-turn-helix domain-containing protein, whose amino-acid sequence MAIIINIDVMLAKRKMSVTELSERVGITMANLSILKNGKAKAVRLSTLEAICKALDCQPGDILEYKSDEET is encoded by the coding sequence ATGGCGATTATTATTAATATTGACGTGATGCTGGCTAAAAGAAAAATGAGCGTGACCGAGCTTTCGGAGCGGGTTGGAATAACAATGGCTAATCTGTCTATATTGAAAAATGGAAAGGCGAAAGCGGTTCGATTATCAACATTAGAGGCGATCTGCAAAGCTTTAGATTGTCAGCCTGGAGATATTTTAGAATACAAAAGTGACGAGGAGACTTAA
- a CDS encoding aldo/keto reductase, with the protein MNKNRLGQSDLYVSEVGLGCMSLGTDEAKAISIVQEALDQGINFLDTADLYDEGRNEEIIGKAIRHRRGEVILSTKVGNRRIPGQEGWSWDPSKSYIKSAVKDSLRRLQTDYIDLYQLHGGTIDDPIDETIEAFEELKQEGLIRYYGISSIRPNVIREYVKKSNIVSVMSQYSILDRRPEEEILPLLAEHGISLIARGPLAGGILSENGRSKAEKKYLDYSSEELLKLHDQLIQETSHSRPLAQTALHYPLANPSVAVIIPGASSMEQLKNNVTAAKSAPLSSEEIEMIRGLSKANRYTLHL; encoded by the coding sequence ATGAATAAAAATCGTTTGGGTCAGTCCGATTTATATGTAAGTGAAGTAGGACTCGGCTGCATGTCCTTAGGTACGGATGAGGCTAAAGCCATTTCCATCGTCCAAGAAGCGCTCGATCAAGGCATTAACTTTTTAGATACAGCCGATCTGTATGATGAGGGTCGTAATGAAGAGATCATTGGTAAGGCGATTCGCCACCGCCGCGGTGAGGTAATATTGAGCACAAAAGTGGGTAACCGCAGAATTCCAGGTCAAGAAGGCTGGAGCTGGGATCCATCAAAATCCTATATTAAATCCGCAGTCAAAGACAGCCTAAGACGCCTCCAAACGGATTATATCGATCTGTATCAGCTGCATGGCGGAACGATCGATGATCCGATAGATGAAACTATTGAAGCCTTTGAAGAACTTAAGCAAGAGGGTCTAATCCGATATTATGGGATCTCTTCTATTCGACCTAATGTCATTAGAGAATATGTAAAAAAATCAAATATTGTCAGTGTAATGAGCCAATACAGCATTTTAGATCGACGTCCTGAGGAGGAAATCCTCCCTCTGCTGGCCGAGCATGGGATCAGTCTTATTGCCCGGGGTCCTTTGGCGGGTGGCATCCTTTCGGAGAACGGCCGCAGTAAGGCAGAGAAGAAGTACTTAGATTACAGCAGTGAGGAGCTTCTGAAGTTGCATGATCAGCTTATCCAGGAAACGAGCCACTCTCGCCCCTTAGCACAAACTGCACTTCATTATCCTCTAGCTAATCCGTCCGTAGCGGTTATTATCCCTGGAGCGAGTAGTATGGAGCAGTTGAAGAATAATGTAACGGCTGCTAAGTCAGCCCCACTGTCTTCGGAGGAAATCGAAATGATCCGCGGGTTGAGTAAAGCGAACCGCTACACACTACATTTGTAA
- a CDS encoding response regulator transcription factor, translated as MNKLQVLIVDDEWNMRNLIRIYLTREGITTREASTGHEALTLLKQQNFDLILLDVMMPDMDGWQVCKAVREVSSVPVLMLTARSETKDKVRGLGIGADDYLTKPFEPEELVARIYSLVRRSMLTSTQQPLKKVLSYPELAIYPDAREVHILDTAVEFTLKEFDLLTALAQNAHRVFTREELVERLWGNDYEGENRVIDTHIKNIREKLHKAGLSYNPVQTVWGLGYKFEIPGNHL; from the coding sequence TTGAATAAGCTTCAGGTACTGATCGTTGACGATGAATGGAACATGCGGAATTTAATTCGGATTTATTTAACAAGAGAAGGAATAACGACTAGAGAAGCGTCAACGGGGCATGAGGCACTCACTTTGCTGAAACAACAGAACTTTGATCTAATCCTGCTGGATGTGATGATGCCAGATATGGATGGCTGGCAGGTCTGTAAAGCCGTTAGAGAGGTAAGCTCTGTCCCCGTTCTAATGCTAACAGCTCGCTCGGAAACTAAGGACAAGGTTCGTGGTCTCGGAATAGGAGCGGATGATTATCTCACCAAACCGTTCGAGCCAGAGGAACTAGTAGCAAGAATTTATTCTTTGGTACGGCGTTCAATGCTTACATCGACCCAACAACCTCTGAAAAAGGTTCTGAGCTACCCTGAGCTAGCGATTTACCCGGATGCTCGTGAGGTACATATTCTGGATACAGCAGTTGAGTTTACACTCAAGGAATTTGATCTGCTAACGGCCTTGGCGCAAAATGCGCACCGTGTCTTTACGAGAGAAGAACTAGTAGAGCGTTTATGGGGCAATGATTATGAGGGTGAAAATCGTGTCATCGACACACATATTAAGAATATTCGCGAGAAATTACATAAGGCGGGTCTGTCTTATAATCCTGTTCAAACGGTATGGGGGTTAGGCTATAAATTTGAGATCCCAGGTAATCATCTATGA
- a CDS encoding uridine kinase family protein, which yields MDKILNEIANLISSKEKRVTIGISGHGASGKTTFAHNLLKLLGHEKVNYMNTDPYIIGSHLRKYTVIDYDYNNERHRNKMTACHPSAHNISALERDIRMMRDGLDFYTIDTNYLKSAMIASQNRVNIVEGMSVAFADPNLFDLKVYLYTDGDTELMRRSIRDVSERGTDIKYLRKSHEDRRIQYELFMHPFHRNFDIIIKNSNEGYILENEFRREL from the coding sequence ATGGATAAAATATTAAATGAAATAGCCAATTTGATAAGCAGTAAGGAAAAAAGAGTTACTATTGGGATTTCGGGTCATGGTGCATCTGGAAAGACAACATTTGCCCATAATCTTTTAAAGCTTCTGGGTCATGAGAAAGTGAATTATATGAATACTGATCCCTATATTATCGGCTCTCATCTTAGAAAGTACACTGTAATCGATTATGATTATAACAATGAACGTCATCGTAATAAAATGACAGCTTGTCATCCTTCTGCTCATAATATATCTGCTCTAGAGAGAGACATCCGAATGATGCGAGATGGTTTAGATTTTTATACAATAGACACCAATTATTTAAAGAGTGCAATGATAGCTTCACAAAACAGAGTGAATATTGTAGAGGGCATGAGCGTTGCTTTTGCAGACCCGAATTTGTTTGATCTGAAGGTGTACTTATATACGGATGGAGACACTGAATTGATGAGAAGGAGTATACGTGATGTCTCTGAAAGAGGAACAGACATCAAATATTTAAGAAAATCTCATGAAGACCGTAGAATTCAATATGAGTTATTTATGCATCCTTTTCATCGAAACTTTGATATCATTATAAAAAATTCCAATGAAGGTTATATTCTTGAAAATGAATTCAGGAGGGAATTATGA
- the msrA gene encoding peptide-methionine (S)-S-oxide reductase MsrA gives MEQAMFAGGCFWCMVTPFEELPGIQGIVSGYAGGLTENPTYEEVKTGTTGHYEVVQITFDPALFSYEKLLELYWPQIDPTDDGGQFQDRGTQYRTAIFYYNEEQRLAALASKEQVAVSGRFSGPVVTEILPAPTFYRAEEYHQDYHHKNPKHYKEDREQSGRDSFIAKHW, from the coding sequence ATGGAACAAGCAATGTTTGCAGGTGGTTGCTTTTGGTGCATGGTTACACCGTTCGAGGAGTTACCAGGTATCCAAGGGATTGTATCGGGATATGCTGGAGGATTAACTGAGAACCCAACTTACGAAGAAGTCAAAACAGGAACAACAGGACATTACGAGGTGGTACAAATTACGTTTGATCCGGCGCTTTTTTCATACGAGAAGCTGCTTGAATTATATTGGCCTCAGATTGATCCCACGGATGATGGTGGACAATTTCAGGATAGAGGAACACAATACCGGACAGCCATCTTTTACTATAACGAAGAACAACGTTTAGCAGCCCTTGCCTCGAAGGAGCAGGTTGCTGTGAGTGGCAGATTCTCAGGACCCGTTGTGACGGAAATCCTTCCAGCGCCAACCTTTTATCGAGCGGAAGAATATCATCAGGACTATCATCACAAGAATCCCAAGCATTATAAAGAGGATCGTGAGCAATCCGGACGGGATTCCTTTATCGCTAAACACTGGTAA
- a CDS encoding DUF2975 domain-containing protein, translating into MKRETLFLKIVVILIGIPVLALCIFWLPTIPNKAAGDYPVYLVYPVLIGVYVTVIAYFVALYQALRLLSYIDKNKAFSELSIKALKNIIYCAIIISILYAAGMPLIYEMAQEADAPGLIVLGLVMTCAPIVIAVFAAVLQKLLKNAIEIKSENDLTV; encoded by the coding sequence ATGAAACGTGAAACACTCTTTTTAAAGATAGTTGTAATTCTTATTGGAATTCCGGTTCTTGCTTTGTGTATTTTTTGGTTACCTACGATACCTAACAAGGCAGCTGGAGATTATCCGGTGTATTTGGTTTATCCCGTTCTTATAGGGGTGTATGTAACAGTGATAGCCTATTTCGTAGCTTTATATCAGGCGTTAAGACTTCTAAGCTATATTGACAAGAACAAAGCGTTCTCAGAACTATCCATTAAGGCTTTAAAAAATATAATTTACTGTGCAATCATCATCAGTATCTTATATGCGGCAGGTATGCCACTTATTTACGAAATGGCACAGGAAGCCGATGCACCAGGTCTAATCGTACTTGGACTTGTCATGACTTGTGCTCCAATTGTGATTGCGGTCTTTGCAGCTGTTCTTCAAAAGCTCTTGAAAAATGCCATAGAAATTAAATCAGAAAATGACTTAACAGTCTGA
- a CDS encoding class I SAM-dependent methyltransferase: protein MTEFWESSFIEKQTMWGFEPTDSAIATKDFFLERNVKDILVPGIGYGRNAKVFIESGINVTGIEISQTAIDLARQNGIDISIFHGSVNDMPYDNNLYEGIFCHGLIHLLNKSEREKFIKDCYNQLKPGGYMIFTTVSKNAPMFGKGTLLDKNYYETDYGVKIFFYDAESITQEFETYGLVEFSEIDEPHKDMINKPSINFLMVKCKKEL, encoded by the coding sequence ATGACGGAATTCTGGGAATCAAGCTTTATAGAAAAACAAACGATGTGGGGATTTGAACCTACAGACTCTGCGATCGCCACTAAGGACTTTTTCCTTGAGAGGAATGTTAAAGACATATTGGTACCAGGGATTGGATATGGCAGGAATGCAAAGGTTTTTATAGAGAGTGGCATAAATGTAACGGGTATTGAGATTTCTCAAACAGCAATTGATTTGGCGAGGCAAAATGGAATTGATATTAGCATTTTTCATGGTTCAGTGAATGACATGCCGTATGATAATAACCTCTATGAAGGAATATTTTGCCATGGTCTTATTCATCTGTTGAATAAAAGTGAAAGAGAAAAGTTCATTAAGGATTGCTACAACCAGTTAAAGCCAGGTGGTTATATGATTTTTACAACAGTTTCGAAAAATGCTCCTATGTTTGGAAAAGGTACTCTATTGGATAAAAATTACTATGAGACAGATTATGGCGTGAAAATATTTTTTTATGATGCTGAATCCATTACACAAGAGTTTGAAACCTATGGACTAGTTGAGTTCTCTGAAATTGACGAGCCGCACAAGGACATGATCAATAAACCGTCGATAAACTTTTTAATGGTAAAATGTAAGAAAGAACTATAG
- a CDS encoding DUF817 domain-containing protein yields MKSTTQLLHFGYHQAMSCIFPIAIFGTLALSNVIDLPYIYRYDAILIILLTVQYLMYRTGLETLDEIKVICVFHIIGLLLEIYKIRMGSWSYPEPGLTKVFGVPLYSGFMYASVASYMCQIWRRLKMDMTGWPGLAAAGSLGAAIYLNFFTHHFIPDFRWWLKGLVLIVFWKTWIIYRVRNTTYRMPLTLAFFLVGFFIWLAENIATFFNAWKYPDQNQVWHVVSVSKISSWFLLVIISVIIVAQLKHVKANRNAKE; encoded by the coding sequence TTGAAATCAACAACGCAGCTTCTGCATTTTGGCTATCATCAGGCGATGAGTTGCATATTTCCTATTGCGATCTTTGGGACTTTAGCTCTCTCTAACGTAATAGATCTGCCTTACATTTACCGATATGATGCCATTCTTATTATATTGCTTACCGTTCAATACCTTATGTACCGTACTGGATTAGAGACGCTAGATGAAATTAAAGTCATTTGTGTATTTCACATTATTGGTTTGCTGCTGGAAATTTATAAGATAAGAATGGGGTCATGGTCATACCCTGAACCCGGGCTAACCAAGGTGTTTGGAGTGCCACTGTATAGCGGGTTTATGTACGCGAGCGTCGCGAGCTATATGTGTCAAATTTGGCGTAGACTGAAAATGGATATGACGGGCTGGCCGGGACTTGCTGCTGCTGGATCGCTCGGAGCAGCTATCTATCTGAACTTTTTCACGCATCACTTCATTCCTGATTTTCGCTGGTGGCTAAAGGGGCTTGTACTCATTGTTTTTTGGAAAACTTGGATCATTTATCGGGTACGAAACACTACTTATCGGATGCCCTTGACACTGGCTTTTTTCTTAGTAGGTTTTTTTATCTGGTTAGCTGAGAATATCGCTACATTCTTTAATGCTTGGAAATATCCTGATCAGAATCAGGTATGGCATGTGGTTAGTGTCAGTAAGATCAGTTCATGGTTCCTTCTGGTCATTATTAGTGTCATTATAGTTGCTCAGCTTAAACATGTTAAAGCTAACCGTAACGCGAAAGAGTAG
- a CDS encoding ArsR family transcriptional regulator → MKKIIPIVAVTLLLSSVLAGCQSGNNAPSGSDKQASISSVDQPWIATKNTTRINTSDPTEAAVIVSQTLWTAQTKNNRPSSVVLTDVSNWQIAAVSADLIHHPNNGPILFTTKEGVPEATLAELKRLNPLGAEGNNGVQVVLVGPMASNVEEQLKTLDLKVDRIEGDEPAAVAQAIDTYYAKASGELPKAVIVGSMDSPEYTLPAVNWIAHMPEPLLYVTKDEIPDPTVNALKERGGSATIYILGPEKVVSTAVEKQLQEFGTVTRIAGKDIYENAIAFATFKDASNGFGWGITTPGHNLSLLTIDSTMLAIAAAPFSHLGKHAPLIFTEKDGLPDSVMEYMMTLQPKFQDSPAEGPYNHAWLTGDINAIKESAQGEIDDMLEISPAAGGNPHSGH, encoded by the coding sequence ATGAAAAAAATCATACCCATAGTTGCTGTAACATTGCTTCTAAGTTCAGTGTTAGCTGGCTGCCAATCGGGCAATAATGCCCCATCTGGATCAGATAAGCAAGCTTCTATATCTTCAGTGGATCAACCATGGATCGCAACAAAAAACACAACTCGTATAAACACTTCTGACCCTACTGAGGCAGCAGTTATCGTTTCACAAACCCTTTGGACTGCACAGACGAAGAACAACAGACCTTCAAGTGTAGTATTGACGGATGTAAGCAATTGGCAGATTGCCGCGGTTAGTGCGGATTTGATCCATCATCCGAATAATGGCCCTATTCTTTTTACAACTAAAGAGGGTGTCCCTGAGGCAACGTTAGCTGAGCTTAAGCGATTGAATCCTTTAGGCGCAGAAGGTAATAATGGTGTACAAGTAGTGCTCGTCGGACCCATGGCTTCCAATGTCGAAGAACAATTAAAGACACTGGATCTGAAAGTAGACCGAATTGAAGGGGATGAGCCGGCAGCTGTAGCACAAGCCATTGATACTTATTATGCAAAAGCTTCCGGTGAACTTCCAAAGGCAGTCATTGTAGGTTCTATGGATAGTCCTGAGTACACACTGCCTGCGGTGAATTGGATCGCCCATATGCCAGAGCCGCTTCTCTATGTAACAAAAGATGAAATTCCAGACCCTACGGTTAATGCTTTGAAAGAGCGTGGAGGTTCGGCTACGATTTATATCTTAGGACCTGAAAAAGTTGTATCTACAGCAGTAGAAAAGCAATTACAGGAATTCGGCACAGTAACCCGTATAGCTGGAAAAGACATTTATGAGAATGCCATTGCTTTTGCTACTTTTAAGGACGCCAGCAACGGTTTCGGCTGGGGCATAACGACACCTGGACATAACTTGTCTTTGTTGACTATCGATTCAACGATGCTGGCGATCGCCGCTGCACCTTTTTCGCATTTAGGGAAACATGCACCGCTTATCTTTACGGAAAAAGACGGGTTGCCAGATTCCGTGATGGAATATATGATGACCCTTCAACCTAAATTTCAAGATTCACCAGCAGAAGGCCCCTATAATCATGCTTGGTTAACTGGGGACATCAACGCAATAAAAGAAAGTGCCCAAGGCGAAATCGATGATATGCTGGAAATCTCACCGGCGGCAGGAGGCAATCCACATTCCGGTCACTAG
- a CDS encoding RrF2 family transcriptional regulator: MKYSQATDYALHAMLYLVTAASDKPVGVQLLAEKLGVSQTYLSKMMTKLVKAGLIQSAPGANGGYRLRRKSEEISFLDIIHAIEGTASLFECSLDHGSECLIQQVVIDAERQMEQYLENKKIADLAKTMKTE; the protein is encoded by the coding sequence ATGAAATATTCCCAAGCGACAGACTATGCGCTTCATGCAATGCTTTATCTGGTGACGGCGGCGTCCGATAAGCCTGTAGGTGTTCAATTACTTGCTGAGAAGCTGGGTGTTTCGCAAACCTATCTGTCCAAAATGATGACCAAGCTAGTCAAGGCTGGATTGATTCAATCTGCACCCGGAGCAAACGGTGGGTATCGTCTCAGACGGAAGTCCGAAGAGATCTCTTTTCTGGATATTATCCATGCGATCGAAGGGACTGCATCTTTGTTCGAATGTAGCCTGGATCACGGTAGCGAGTGCCTGATTCAACAGGTTGTGATTGACGCTGAAAGACAGATGGAGCAGTACTTGGAAAACAAGAAAATTGCAGATTTGGCGAAAACAATGAAGACGGAGTAA
- a CDS encoding ATP-binding cassette domain-containing protein, which translates to MIQVNQMVKNYGFKKVLNGVSFTAAKGEITCLIGINGAGKSTVLKSIMGLTPYKGEVLIDNASLTPAMYEKMTFIPDSLTMPSNMRIADCFSFMADFYRNWNAERAEELLKFFQLSSKDRVSSLSKGMAAKLNLLLGLALDCDYILMDEPFSGIDMFSREQITDVFTSELIEDRGVIITTHEINDIEHLIDKAVLLQHGKVEREFYCEEVREQEGKSITDVMREVYKK; encoded by the coding sequence ATGATCCAAGTGAATCAGATGGTGAAGAATTACGGATTCAAGAAGGTACTAAATGGCGTTAGCTTCACTGCTGCCAAGGGAGAGATCACCTGCCTGATCGGAATCAATGGTGCCGGAAAGTCAACGGTGCTGAAGTCCATCATGGGACTGACACCATACAAAGGTGAAGTCTTAATCGATAATGCATCACTAACACCTGCGATGTATGAGAAAATGACTTTTATTCCAGATTCGTTAACGATGCCCTCCAATATGCGAATTGCTGATTGCTTCAGCTTTATGGCTGACTTTTATCGGAATTGGAACGCTGAACGTGCAGAGGAATTGCTTAAGTTCTTCCAGTTGAGCTCTAAAGATCGCGTGTCTTCATTGTCGAAGGGGATGGCTGCAAAGTTAAATTTGTTGCTCGGACTTGCCTTGGATTGTGATTACATCCTAATGGACGAACCGTTCTCGGGGATTGATATGTTCAGCCGCGAGCAAATTACTGATGTGTTCACGAGTGAATTGATCGAGGATCGTGGTGTGATTATTACAACTCATGAAATTAACGATATTGAGCATTTAATTGATAAAGCGGTCTTGCTACAGCATGGGAAGGTAGAACGTGAATTCTACTGTGAAGAAGTACGTGAGCAGGAAGGTAAGTCCATTACGGACGTAATGAGAGAGGTGTATAAGAAATGA
- a CDS encoding GntR family transcriptional regulator, producing the protein MTEEQKSGVSFNIREPVYIQVVRYFKEQIATGQIGAGDKIPSRRELASVMKINANTAQKAYKEMEEQGLIVTEGNSPSRITQDQQILSSIRAELIESAVDIFIGSIRNIQIPVEELVDIIKTKYTSERSPEGGDTR; encoded by the coding sequence ATGACAGAAGAACAAAAATCAGGTGTCAGCTTTAATATTCGAGAACCGGTATATATTCAAGTTGTCCGTTACTTTAAAGAACAGATTGCTACAGGGCAAATCGGAGCAGGAGACAAGATTCCTTCACGGCGTGAGCTGGCATCAGTAATGAAGATTAATGCGAACACGGCACAGAAGGCATATAAGGAAATGGAGGAACAGGGTTTGATCGTAACAGAAGGAAATTCCCCAAGTCGAATTACACAGGATCAGCAAATACTAAGCTCGATTCGTGCTGAATTAATCGAAAGTGCAGTGGATATATTCATCGGTTCCATTCGGAATATTCAAATTCCAGTTGAAGAACTGGTAGACATCATAAAGACAAAATATACATCGGAGCGATCTCCAGAGGGTGGTGACACAAGATGA
- the pgsA gene encoding CDP-diacylglycerol--glycerol-3-phosphate 3-phosphatidyltransferase: MNLANKVTIARIFLIPIFIVLFSKYPDWPEGIYYAAIVFLLASATDKLDGYIARKYNQVTNLGKLLDPLADKLLISAALILLVSQQMLYAWVALVIVAREVIITGIRLVAVTQKIVLQADRYGKVKMVSQVVAITAVMFTNHPFTLFTNIPIDQILIYISLVITIYSGFNYIRNNYRFLKLEA; this comes from the coding sequence ATGAATCTTGCAAATAAAGTAACAATCGCCAGAATATTCTTAATCCCCATCTTTATAGTGCTTTTCTCAAAATATCCTGATTGGCCAGAGGGGATTTATTATGCAGCTATTGTTTTTTTACTCGCTTCAGCCACTGACAAACTAGATGGTTATATTGCTAGGAAGTATAATCAGGTTACGAACCTTGGAAAGTTACTTGATCCATTAGCGGATAAGTTGCTCATTTCTGCTGCGTTGATTCTACTGGTAAGTCAGCAGATGTTATACGCATGGGTTGCTTTAGTTATTGTAGCGAGGGAAGTGATCATTACAGGGATTAGACTTGTTGCTGTCACTCAAAAAATAGTGTTGCAAGCTGATCGATACGGAAAAGTTAAAATGGTATCGCAAGTTGTAGCAATTACTGCAGTTATGTTTACAAACCATCCATTCACCCTTTTTACGAATATACCTATCGATCAAATCCTAATCTATATTTCACTAGTCATAACTATCTATTCAGGATTTAACTACATAAGAAATAACTATCGTTTTTTAAAATTAGAAGCATGA
- a CDS encoding class I SAM-dependent methyltransferase — translation MSNIIDYYSSFDEWGRLDREPLEFIINLHYIKKYMPSAGKVLDNGAGPGKYAMELAKLGYTVTLSDITPKLVEVATEKAAELELTKQFDGFLNLNAIDLEGIPNENYDVSLMLGPLYHLQKEEERILAVKELHRVTKQDGLVFVAFQSRMRMTINSLQSPQQWKPNDNMNTINEFYESGIFNHSDKGRFTGAYYFNIDEIQPFMERKGFESIDLIGSSSIAAMLSAEQQQYWTHQEGEESLINFLISKANDPSILGISSHLLYIGKRK, via the coding sequence ATGAGCAATATTATTGATTATTACTCAAGCTTTGACGAGTGGGGCAGGCTGGATAGAGAACCTTTAGAGTTCATTATTAATCTCCATTATATCAAGAAATATATGCCATCAGCTGGGAAGGTGCTGGATAATGGCGCAGGACCCGGTAAATACGCGATGGAACTGGCTAAGCTCGGATATACAGTAACCCTTTCAGATATCACACCTAAATTAGTTGAAGTAGCAACGGAAAAGGCAGCTGAACTAGAATTAACTAAGCAATTTGACGGGTTTCTTAACTTAAATGCTATTGATTTAGAAGGAATACCTAATGAGAATTATGATGTTTCATTGATGCTCGGTCCTTTGTATCATTTGCAGAAGGAAGAGGAACGAATTTTAGCAGTAAAAGAGTTGCACCGCGTGACCAAGCAAGATGGCTTAGTATTCGTGGCTTTTCAAAGTCGAATGAGAATGACCATTAATTCGTTACAATCTCCGCAGCAGTGGAAACCGAACGATAATATGAACACCATCAATGAATTCTATGAGAGCGGAATCTTTAATCATAGTGACAAGGGCCGATTTACAGGTGCATATTATTTTAACATTGATGAGATTCAGCCTTTCATGGAAAGGAAAGGATTTGAGTCGATAGATTTAATTGGTTCATCAAGTATTGCAGCCATGTTATCTGCAGAGCAGCAACAGTATTGGACTCACCAAGAGGGGGAAGAGAGCTTGATTAACTTTCTCATATCTAAAGCAAATGATCCCTCAATCTTGGGCATCTCATCCCATTTGTTATACATCGGTAAAAGAAAATAA
- a CDS encoding DUF2975 domain-containing protein has protein sequence MKLGSTLFLRIAVVLIGLPVLALCIIFVPAISNYAAELYPDQTYIKYLLYIDLYASAIPFYFALYQAIKLLGYIDNNNAFSELSVKVLKNIRNCAIAISGIYVVGLPLFYLVAERDDAPGFIVIGVVVIFASMVIAVFAAVLQKLLKEAIDIKSEYDLTV, from the coding sequence ATGAAACTTGGATCAACGCTTTTTTTAAGGATAGCTGTTGTTCTTATTGGACTTCCAGTTCTTGCCTTGTGTATAATTTTTGTGCCTGCGATTTCGAATTATGCAGCAGAATTATACCCTGATCAAACCTATATTAAATATCTCTTGTACATTGATTTGTATGCATCGGCGATACCTTTTTACTTTGCATTGTATCAAGCGATCAAACTGTTAGGGTATATTGACAACAACAACGCTTTCTCAGAATTATCTGTAAAGGTATTAAAAAATATCAGGAACTGTGCAATTGCAATCAGTGGAATTTATGTAGTGGGATTGCCCCTTTTCTATCTCGTCGCGGAGAGAGATGATGCCCCAGGGTTCATTGTCATTGGGGTGGTTGTGATTTTTGCTTCCATGGTGATTGCAGTGTTTGCTGCGGTGCTCCAAAAGCTTTTGAAGGAAGCTATTGATATAAAATCAGAATATGACTTAACGGTCTGA
- a CDS encoding helix-turn-helix domain-containing protein encodes MAIIVNIDVMLAKRKMSVTELTERVGITMANLSILKNGKAKAIRLSTFDAICKALECQPGDILEYLMDEDA; translated from the coding sequence ATGGCGATTATAGTGAATATTGACGTGATGTTAGCTAAAAGAAAAATGAGCGTTACAGAGCTTACAGAAAGGGTTGGAATAACAATGGCCAATCTTTCTATATTGAAAAATGGAAAAGCAAAAGCGATTCGACTATCAACATTTGATGCGATTTGTAAAGCTTTAGAATGTCAGCCTGGAGATATTTTAGAATACCTAATGGACGAAGATGCTTAA